One window of Triplophysa rosa linkage group LG10, Trosa_1v2, whole genome shotgun sequence genomic DNA carries:
- the LOC130560568 gene encoding ubiquitin hydrolase B-like, giving the protein MMRFDMFTAIKIKGRLAVPEELSLASFTGSDSCEQAADLYSKEATQQAHIKTNAKQQQADASYKLSGVVSHYGSSLHSGHYVNNILDPCGAEWLSCDDNTVKSVMWSKAFNNHGYMFFYLKS; this is encoded by the exons ATGATGAGGTTTGACATGTTCACAGCGATAAAGATCAAAGGCCGTCTGGCAGTGCCTGAAGAGCTCAGTCTGGCCAGCTTCACAG ggTCAGACAGCTGTGAGCAGGCAGCAGATTTATACAGCAAGGAAGCTACCCAGCAGGCACAtatcaaaacaaatgcaaaacaacAGCAG GCCGACGCATCCTATAAGCTCAGCGGGGTTGTGTCTCATTATGGTTCAAGTCTGCATTCTG GTCACTACGTCAACAACATTCTTGATCCTTGTGGAGCTGAATGGCTTAGCTGTGATGACAACACTGTGAAATCCGTCATGTGGTCAAAAGCATTCAACAATCATGGatacatgtttttctatttGAAGAG cTGA